In Rhodococcus qingshengii JCM 15477, the sequence GAGTACGTGTCACACGACGAAATCTGGCCGGTCTGGTATCCGGTCATGAACCACGCCTGACGCTGTGCGGAGGAGCCGTGTGTCCAACCTTCAGGGTTGACCCGACCGGTCGTGGACTTCTGGATACGGTCGTCGCCCACCGACGAGGCGGCGGACAACGCGTCGCGAATGTCGTCTTTTGACAAGGGCTTCAGGAACGGTTGACCGGTCGCCTGATCGGGAATCGTGTCCGCAAAATGTGCCCAGACGCCTGCGTAGCAATCGGCCTGGAGTTCGGTGCGAACCGCACCCGACTGCTCACCCTGCGGGTCGGCCTGCGCGCGGCCGATGTCGCCGAGCTGATTCTGGATGTGATGTCCGAACTCGTGCGCGACCACGTACTCCTGTGCGAGCGGTCCGGCGCTGGAACCGAAACGGTCGACGAGTAGTTGGAAGAAACTCGTGTCGAAGTACGCAGTCTGGTCGGCCGGGCAGTAGAACGGGCCGACGTCACTAGACGCCTGGCCGCAACCGGTGTTGACCGAACCGCTGAACAGAATGACTTCGGGTCGCACGTACGCCGTGCCGGTCTGCTTGACCAACTGCTGTTCCCAAACGTCGTCGAGGCTTCCGACGGTCAGTGTGACGCGGCAGTTCACATCGGCGTTTGCCTGAGCACCGGTGCACTCGTCGACCGACGACAGTCCGGTCGACGAACTCGAAGTCTCGGTAGACGTACCCAGGAGTGAGCCGGGGTCACCGCCGAACAACAGCGCCAGGATCAGAACGATAATGCCGCCCGCGCCACCGCCGATCGCGATTTTGCCGCCGCGGCCACCGCCACCCCCGCCGCCTTGAACCTGAACGCGTCCCGCTTCGCCGCGGGCCCCCTCGTTGAAGGTCATCTATGTCCGCTTTCTGCTGTCGTGAACAAGTGCTTGCCGTCACTTCTGGAGATAGCTTCGCATGCGATGCGGGTCCGCGTTTCCGCTCTGTGCAGTTCGCTCCGTAGGATCGCAGGCAAAGTAGTCGGTCGTCGGTTATTGGAAGTAGTTCGAAAGGAATCCCGTGCTGCGCACACATCTCGCCGGTTCATTGCGACCCGAGCAGGCAGAGCAGACCGTAACGCTCACCGGTTGGGTAGCCAGGCGTCGTGATCACGGCGGAGTGATCTTCATCGATCTCCGTGATGCATCCGGAGTTGCGCAGGTAGTTTTCCGGGCAGGTGACGTGGCCGAGCAGGCGCACCGTCTGCGCGCGGAATACTGCGTTCGCGTGACCGGAACGGTCGAGGTTCGCCCCGAGGGCAACCAGAACTTCGAGATCCCCACCGGAGCAATCGAGGTCAACGCCACTGAACTCGAGGTTCTCAACGAAAGCGCACCGCTGCCGTTCCAGCTCGACGATCAGGTTGGCGAAGAAGCGCGCCTCAAGTACCGATACCTCGACCTGCGCCGTGAGGGCCCCGGCTCCGCAATTCGCTTGCGCTCCAAGGTAAGTGCTGCAGCGCGCGGCGTTCTCGCGCATCACGAGTTCGTCGAGGTCGAAACTCCGACGCTCACGCGCTCGACGCCCGAGGGTGCCCGTGACTTCCTGGTGCCGTCGCGCCTTCAGCCCGGTAGCTTCTACGCACTGCCGCAGAGCCCGCAGCTGTTCAAGCAGCTCCTCATGGTCGGCGGCATCGAGCGCTACTATCAGATCGCACGTTGCTACCGCGACGAGGATTTCCGCGCCGATCGCCAGCCCGAGTTCACTCAGCTCGACATCGAGATGGCTTTCGTCAACCAGGACGACATCATCCTGCTCGCCGAGGAAATCCTCACGGCGCTCTGGAAGCTCGTCGGCCACGAGATCAAGACGCCGATCGACCGCATGACCTACACCGAGGCAATGCGTCGTTACGGCAGCGACAAGCCGGACCTGCGTTTCGACATCGAACTCGTCGAGTGCATGGACTTCTTCAAGGACACGACGTTCCGCGTGTTCCAGGCGGAGTACGTCGGCGCCGTTGTGATGCCCGGCGGTGCAAGCCAGCCGCGCAAGCAACTCGACGCCTGGCAGGAATGGGCCAAGCAGCGTGGGGCCAAGGGTCTGGCGTACGTGTTGGTCGGTGAAGACGGCACTCTCGGTGGACCTGTTGCCAAGAACCTGACCGACGCCGAGCGTGAGGGCCTGGCCGCCCACGTCGGAGCTCAGCCGGGAGACTGCGTCTTCTTCGCAGCTGGTGCAACGAAGCCGATGCGCGCCCTCCTCGGCGCTGCCCGTGGTGAGATCGCCCGCAAGAAGGACCTCATCGATCCTGACGCGTGGGCCTTCGTGTGGATCGTCGACGCTCCGATGTTCGAGCCGACCGCCGACGCCACTGCATCCGGTGACGTCGCTCTCGGCCACTCCGCGTGGACCGCCGTGCACCACGCGTTCACGTCGCCGAAGCCGGAGTTCTTCGACACGTTCGACACCGATCCGGATTCCGCTCTCGCCTACGCGTACGACATCGTCTGCAACGGCAACGAGATCGGCGGCGGCAGTATTCGTATCCACCGCAAGGACATTCAGGAACGAGTGTTCAAGGTGATGGGTATCTCCGAGGACGAGGCGCAGGAGCAGTTCGGCTTCCTCCTCGACGCCTTCGCCTTCGGTGCGCCGCCGCACGGCGGAATCGCATTCGGCTGGGACCGCATCACCGCGCTCCTCGCCGGCATGGATTCCATCCGTGAGGTCATCGCGTTCCCGAAGTCCGGCGGCGGCGTCGACCCGCTGACGGATGCTCCGGCACCGATCTCGGCTCAGCAGCGCAAGGAATCGGGCATCGACGCGAAGCCCGAGAAAAAGTCAGAGGACAAGAAGTCCGAAGGCGACACCGGCGAAGCCAAGTAGAGCCGACACCGGATCGCCATGCTGCATTTGCGGGTGATCTGCCCGACCGAGCGCACCGAGCAAGTTCTCGGTGCGCTCGCGTCGCAGCGGGGCGCGACACACATCGTCGTGATGCGCGACGTCGCGGTTCATCCTGCCGGCGACATGGTGGAGGCCGACGTCGCCCGTGAGGCGGCAAACGACGTCGTCGATGCCCTGAACGAACTCGGCGTCGCCGAGGACGGCGGAATGACGCTCGTACCGGTCGAGACGGTGTTGTCGGCGGCGGCGCGCAAAGCCGAGCGTGACGTGCCTGGTGATCCCGCGGATTCCGTCGTGTGGGAGGAATTGCTGTCCCGCACTCGCGAAGAGTCGACTCTCAACGGATTGTTCGTCGCGTTCCTGACCATTGCGTGTCTGCTGGCCGCGATCGGCGTCGTGACCGACTCTCAGATCACGATCGTCGGCGCCATGGTCGTCGGTCCGGAGTTCGGTCCGCTGGCTGCTTTGGCAGTCGCACTCGTACGGCGGGATCGACGGTTGCGTCGGCGTTCGATTCTCGCGCTTGCCGTCGGATTCCCCATCGCGATGGGCGTGACGCTTGCCGCAACGTTCGTGGTGAAGTTCTTCGGATGGATGGACGTCGTCAGTCTCGAGTCACTCCACGAGGTCGATTTCGTATACAAGGTCGGGCCCATTTCGTTTGTCGTCGCGCTTCTTGCCGGTGCGGCTGGGATGCTGGCACTCGTCTCGTCGAAGTCCGCTGCCTTGGTCGGGGTGTTCATCTCTGTCACCACGGTTCCTGCCGCCGGTTTCGCGGTGGTTGCGGCAGCAAACGGAGAATGGCGGATCGCCGGGTTGTCGTCTCTGCAACTGGCTGTCAACCTGCTCGGGATCGTCACTGCCTGCGTGCTTGTTCTCTGGCTCAGAACCCGGGCCGACGAGGAATTCGAAGCAGCGTTGAAAGGCATTTCTCGATTTGTCGACGAGGACAAAACTCCATGACGTCGCCGGTTCGGAGTTCTGCTCACCGACAGCAAAATTCTCGAGAGAACTGTGTGCCGGTGTGGCGATTGGGGACTTTTGTCATCACCGCAGGTAGTCGGCAATTTCTGTTGCTGTGAGGCCTTGAATTCTCCGCTGCGAGCGGACGAGCTGGGCATGATCGGAGTCACTAACGGGTAAGTTGGTCGGTGATGACCGCATTACTGGCAGACCCCGTTTCCGAAGTCGTCGCAGCTGCTGAGCAGTTGCTGACACGCCGCACAGGGGCACCCGTAACCCTGGTGGATCCCGTAGATCTCGGGGGGAGTGGCCGCACCGTCGTGCTGCGCGTTCGCGTCGCCGAGAACCCGTTCTCCCTGCCCCGAACTTTGGTGATCAAGCAGGTCCGCGACAACTTCCAGGGAGCTACCAAAACAGCGATTGCGCTCCCGGCCGCGTCCGAAGGTGACTTCGACGTCGAGACCGCATTCCTTCGTGAAGCGGTGTCGTATCAGTTCGCCAACGCGCTTGCCAAGGACGCACGCCCCGGCGCCGAACTGTTGGCGTCCGACCTCGATGCTCGCCTCCTGATCCTGAGTGATCTCGGCGACGCCACCGCAATCAGCGTCCGACTCGAAGACTCCGACCCGGACACCGTCACTTACACGTTGATGGCCATGGCTCAGGCAATGGGACGCATGCACGCCGCGACCGTCGGCCGGGAGGACGACTTCACCGCACTGCTGCGTCGAGCCGAGGTTGCCCATTGCTCCGATGAAGTTGCGGATCAGGTGGGACGTGCCGTGGCCGGTGTTCCCGCGATGCTGGTGGAAAGTCTCGGCATCGATGTGAGTTCGGACATTCTCGAGCAGGTTCAGCATGCGCAGACACTGTTCAGCGGTGGCCGGTTCCGTGCCTTCAGTCCGTCGGACCTGTGCCCCGACAACATCATCGTCAACGACGACGGCGTGCAGTTCCTCGACTACGAGTGGGGTGGCTACCGCGATGCCCTCCTCGACATCACCTACGCGTTGGTGTCTTTCCCCGGTTGCCTGTGCAACATCGACCTGACCGAAGAGCGGGCGTCGGCGATGGTCGATGCCTGGCGGGCCGAGGTAGTGGGGATGTGGCCCGCCCTGGCCGACGAGGCCGAATTGGGCCGCCGGATTGTCGAGGCCCAACTCATCTGGGTCTGGCTCAGTACCTATCTGTACCTGCCCGAGGATCATTCGCGTATCGCCGCCGTCCGCGAACATTATCTCTCGATTCCACGCGCCGACGCACTGGTCGGACGCTGGGCCAGGCTCGCACGCTCGGCTCAGCTCGCCGGCAACGCCGCCGTCGAGGCACACGCCCGCGACGTCGTGGCGGCGCTGCGGACCGAGTTCAGCTGAGGCCCTGACCGATCACACACAGAAGGGCGCCCGTGCACGAAGCACGAGCGCCCTTTCTCGGTCGAGTCCGCTCAGTTGTCGGAGACCAGATCGTTCTCGGACAGGTCCGTCGCCGCGAGCGCCGTCGCCAGATCGGGATGCCGGAACGTCGACGTCACCTGGTCGGCCACGACTCGGAAAGCAGAGGCCAGGGTCGCGGACTTGTCCGGTTCGGCCGCCCACGTTGCGGTCTGTTCGACGACGACCACGCCGTGGTGGACGTACATCTTTCCGGGGACGAGCGTGATGCCGGCGTTGGTGGCCCACTCGCGCAGGGCAGCGAGTCCCTGGCTCGCGCCCTTGGGGCCGCCTACCTCGATGTCGTCACTCGACAACTGCAGCAGAGTGTCGACGTCTTGGGAGTTGAGTGCATCGTGCCACGCGAGGACGGTGGCGATCTCGGAGGTGCTCATGGCGACAACGCTATCCAATGCGGATTCACGACTGGGTGAGGGCTGGCGGAACAGCGGATTGTGTCGGGCGTCGGTGGTCTCTAGTAGCGTCGATTCGTGAGCGATTGGCAAGCGGAAGACAGTGTGGGGGCGAAAGACGGCGTGGTGGCGGAAGACGGCCTGTTCGAGGCAACTCCGGAGGAATCCGCGATCGTCGACGAACCAGATGTCGTGTCTGTAGCCGAGCGCGCCCTGTCCTCGGTGCCGTCCGGTGCTCCTCTGGCTGTCCGCATGCGTCCGCTCACTCTTGGTGAAGTTGTCGGCCAACAGCACTTACTCGGGCCCGGCGCGCCACTCCGCAGAATGGTCGAGGGGTCCGGCGCCGCATCGGTACTTCTGTACGGACCTCCCGGCACCGGCAAGACCACGCTCGCATCGTTGATCTCGGGTGCTACCGGCCGCCGGTTCGAGGCTCTGTCGGCTCTGTCCGCCGGAGTCAAAGAAGTCCGCGGTGTCATCGAACTCGCGCGCCGCCGCCTGCTGAACGGCGAACAAACCGTCTTGTTCATCGACGAAGTTCATCGCTTCTCCAAGACCCAGCAGGACGCCTTGCTCGCCGCGGTCGAGAACCGCATCGTGCTCTTGGTCGGCGCGACCACCGAGAACCCGTCGTTCTCGGTCGTCTCCGCTCTGTTGTCGCGCTCGTTGGTCCTGCAACTGCAATCGCTCACCGCTGCGGATGTCCAGGAACTGCTCGAGCGCGCTGTCGCCGACGAACGCGGGTTCGGCGGAGCGATCACGATCGACGACGACGCGATGGAACACCTCGTTCGTCTGGCGGCCGGCGACGCCCGCCGAGCCCTGACGGCACTCGAGGCTGCCGCCGGAGCTGCACTGGACACGGCCGGTGACGCTTCGGGCCCGGTGGTGCTCGACCTCGCGACCGTCGAGGCCAGTGTCGACAAGGCCGCGGTTCGGTACGACCGTGCCGGAGATCAGCACTACGACGTCATCAGTGCATTCATCAAGAGCATTCGTGGATCAGACGTCGACGCCGCCCTGCACTACCTCGCACGGATGCTGACCGCGGGCGAAGACCCTCGCTTCATCGCACGGCGTCTGGTGGTTCACGCCAGCGAAGACATCGGCATGGCTGATCCGATGGCGCTGCAGACTGCCACCGCCGCGGCGCAGGCAGTGCAGCTGATCGGTATGCCGGAGGCTCGTCTGGCGCTGGCACAGGCCACCATTCATCTGGCGACGGCTCCCAAATCGGGTGCGGTCATCGCCGCACTCGGCGCGGCCATGGCCGACGTGGCCGCCGGAAAATCCGGACTGGTACCGCCGCACCTGCGTGACGGGCACTACAAGGGCGCCGAGCAATTGGGCAACGCAGTCGGATACAAGTACCCGCACGACACACGTGATGGTGTTCTGCGGCAACAGTATCCACCGGACGATCTGGTGGGTGTCGACTATTACCAGCCCACCGCGCACGGCAACGAGCGGGAGATCGCCGATCGGGTGAGCAAACTTCGCCGAATAGTTCGTGGCTGACGCCTGCCAGGTTCCACCGGCCGACGCGTTAGTCTGGACACCCATAGCTCGACGCTCTTGAAGGTAAGGACCGGTTAGTGCAAACCCACGAGATCCGCAGGCGATTCCTCGACCACTTCGTCAAGGCCGGCCACACCGAGGTGCCCAGCGCCTCGCTGATTCTCGACGACCCGAACCTTCTGTTCGTCAACGCGGGCATGGTTCCGTTCGTGCCGTTCTTCCTCGGGCAGCAGACGCCGTCCTACTCACGGGCGACGTCCGTGCAGAAGTGCGTCCGCACCCTGGACATCGAAGAGGTCGGCATCACCACCCGCCACAACACCTTCTTCCAGATGGCGGGCAACTTCTCCTTCGGTGACTACTTCAAGAAGGAAGCCATCTCCCACGCCTGGCAGTTGCTGACAGGTTCGGTCGAGGACGGCGGATACGGCATCGATCCCACGCGCCTGTGGGCCACCGTCTACCTCGACGACGACGAAGCGTTCTCGATCTGGCGCGACGAGGTAGGAGTGCCCGAAGAGCGCATCCAGCGCCGCGGCATGAAGGACAACTACTGGTCCATGGGCATTCCCGGGCCGTGCGGCCCCTGCTCGGAGATCTTCTACGACCGCGGCGCCGAATACGGCGTCGAGGGTGGCCCCGAAGCCGACGAGGATCGCTACATCGAGATCTGGAACCTCGTGTTCATGCAGAACGAGCGCGGCGAGGGCACCAACAAGGGCGACTACCCGATCCTCGGACCGTTGCCGAAGAAGAACATCGACACCGGCATGGGCGTCGAGCGCGTTGCGTTCCTCCTGCAGGGCGTCGAAAACGTCTACGAGACAGATCTTCTCCGCCCCGTCATCGACAAGGCCGCCGAACTGACCGGCAGTGTCTACGGGACCGACCACACTTCAGACGTCCGTTTCCGCGTCATCGCCGACCACGCACGCACCGCAGCGATGTTGATCGCCGACGGTGTGAACCCCGGCAACTACGGCCGCGGCTACGTCCTGCGCCGGTTGCTGCGTCGCATCGTGCGTTCGGCCAAACTGCTCGGCAGCGAGCAGCCCACCATGCGCGAGTTCATGGTCGTCGTCCGCGACACGATGGCGCCGTCGTACCCGGTTTTGGAAACCGACTTCACGCGCATCGAGAACGTCGCCGTCGGCGAGGAGACCGCGTTCCTCAAGACGCTGGCTTCGGGTTCTGCTCTGTTCGAGAATGCTGCCGAGACGGTCAAGTCGTCCGGAAAGTCGGTCATCGCCGGCGATCAGGCATTTGCACTGCACGACACCTACGGCTTCCCGATCGATCTCACGCTCGAGATGGCGTCCGAGGCCGGTCTCACCGTGGACGAGGACGGCTTCCGCGCGCTCATGGCCGAGCAGCGCAAGCGCGCCAAGGACGACGCTCAAGCGCGCAAGCACGCCCATGCCGACCTCACGGTCTACAAGGAACTGCTCGACCGAGGTGCCACCGAGTTCACCGGTTTCGACGAGCTGGTCTCCGAGGCTCACGTCCTCGCACTGATCGTCGACGGCGTCCGTGTCCCGGTCGCGAACGCCGGTCAGGACGTCGAGGTCATCCTCGACCGAAGCCCGCTCTACGCAGAGTCCGGTGGACAGATCGCCGACATCGGTTCGCTCACCGCTCCGGGTCTCGAAGCCAAGGTCAACGACGTACAGAAGATCGCCAAGAAGGTCTGGACGCACAAGGTGACGGTGCAGAAGGGCGAGATCACCGAGGGCGACGTCGTGCTCGCGCACGTCGACGCCGAGTGGCGCAAGGGTGCAACCCAGGGGCACTCCGGTACCCACATGGTGCACGCGGCGCTGCGTCAGGTGCTCGGCCCCAACGCGGTGCAGGCGGGCTCGCTCAACAAGCCGGGTTACCTCCGCTTCGACTTCTCGTGGCAGGGCGCGCTGTCCGACTCCCAGAAGCAGGACATCGAGGCACTCACCAACGAAGCCGTGGCGTCGAACTACGCGGTCAACACATTTGTCACGGATCTCGACAAGGCCAAGGCGATGGGTGCGATGGCACTCTTCGGTGAAAACTACGGCGACGAGGTTCGTGTCGTCGAAATCGGCGGCCCGTTCTCGATGGAACTGTGCGGTGGCACTCACGTCGGAAGCTCCGCACAGATCGGTCAGGTAACGCTGCTCGGTGAGCAGTCGGTCGGCTCCGGAATCCGACGCGTCGAGGCGTACGTCGGTTTGGACTCCTACCGCTACCTCGCCAAGGAACGCGCGCTCCTGGCCGGACTCTCCTCCTCGCTGAAGGTTCCTTCGGAAGAGGTGCCCGCCCGCGTCGAGGCGCTCGTCGAGCGACTCAAGGTGGCCGAGAAGGAACTCGAGCAGACCAAGGCCAAGGCTGTGCTGGCGTCGGCAGGCGAGTACGTCGCCAAGGCCAAGCGCATCGGCAGTGTCCTCGTCATCGCCGAGCCTGCTCCCGCCGGAGTCGGCGGAAACGACCTGCGCAGCCTCGTCACGGACATCAAGGGTCGCCTCGGCTCCGAACCTGCCGTCGTAGCTCTGCTCGGTGATGTCGACGGCAAGGTTCCGTTCGTGGTCGCCTCGAGCAAGGCAGCTCAAGGTCTCGGTGTGAAGGCCGGTGAGCTGGTCGCGTCGTTCGGTCCCAAGATCGGTGGCCGCGGCGGCGGAAAGCCCGACATGGCCCAGGGTTCGGGTTCGGACTCCGCAGGAATCCCGGCGGCGCTCGATGCGATCCGGGACAGAGTCGGAGAGCTGGCGGGCGGCAGCTGACGGTGGTGGCTACGCAGCAGGGTCCCGATCGCCCCGGCATCGACGACCCTGGTCGCGGGCGGCGCATCGCCATCGACGTGGGCAGTGTTCGCATCGGCGTCGCGTCCAGCGACCCCGACGGCATCCTCGCGACACCGGTGGAAACGGTTCCACGCTCGAAGGAGCGTGGGCCCGACGCGCCGGATATCCGGCGCATTATCGCCATCGTGTCCGAATACGAGGCGGTTGAGGTTATCGTCGGACTGCCACAGACGCTGCGCGGTGAGCAAGGTAAAGCCGCCGGTATCGCGACTGCATTCGCCAAACGACTGCAGCGGGCCGTCGAACCGATCCCGGTGAGACTGTCCGACGAACGACTGACGACCGTCACGGCTGCGCGCAATCTCCGCGAAAGTGGAGTCAAGGCACGCGGCCAGCGACCGATGATCGATCAGGCTGCGGCGGTGGAAATCCTGCAAGGCTGGCTGGACGAGCGGAGTAGAGCTGTGAAACCAGGGGAGTCGTCGAAGGACGCTGCACTGGAGGGCGATCTGTGAACGCGCGGTGGGATGAGGGCGGCGGAAGCCGGCCCACCAGTTCGTTCGACTTCGACAACGACGAGACCATGGTCATGCGTGCACTGCCGCAGAACATCGATCCGCCGCACATGTCGCGAGCCGAGGCACGCAAGCAACGCGAAGCGCGCAACAAGCGCGCCAAGCGTGGCAAGAAGGTCGGCGTTCTCGCCCTGCTGGTGTTGGTGATCGCAGTCCTCGGTGTTGGTGCATACGGCGCTCTCTGGTACATGGATCGCAACAAGACCGCGGAGGATTTTGCCGGCCCCGGCGGCGCACCCGTGGTCATCCAGATCAACAGTGGAGAAACCGCATCGGAGATCGGTGCGACGCTCGAGGCGAAGAACGTCGTCGCGAGTTCCGCTGCTTTCTACAACGCGGCGATCGCCAATCCGTCTGAGATCCAGAAGGTGCAACCCGGCTTCTACCAGGTGCCGGTGCAGAGTAGCGCCGCGAGCGCACTCGACACCTTGGTTGCCCCGGACTCCCGAGTCGGCAGTGTTGTCATCGCCGAAGGGCGTCAGCTGCACGACAGTTCGGACGCGCAGACCGGCTCGCTCAAGAAGGGCATCTACAACCTCATTTCCGAGGCGAGTTGTGTCGGCCCGGTTTCCGCTCAGAAATGTGTCTCGACAGACGAATTGAACACTGCGGGAGCATCTTCCGATCTGGCTTCGCTCGGCGTGCCCGAATGGGCGATGTCGTCGGTCAAGAGCGTGCCGGACAAGGACCGTCAGCTCGAAGGCCTGATCGCCGCCAGCAGTTGGGATTTCGATCCCACTGCGACGCCGACCGAGATCCTGCGGTCGTTGGTCGAGGGTAGCGCCGCCAAGTACGAGGCCACGGGAATTCTGACAGCCGGCAGCGGGGTCGGAATGTCTCCGTACCAGTTGTTGGTGGCAGCGTCGCTGGTCGAGCGTGAGGCGTTGCCCGCTGACATGGCCAAGGTCGCGCGGGTGATCGTCAACCGACTCGCAGTCGATCAGCCTCTGCAGTTCGACTCCACGGTCAACTACTCACTCGACACCACCGAGGTCGCAACCACGGATGCCGACCGTGAGCGCGTCACGCCGTGGAACACGTACGCAATGCCGGGTCTGCCTGCAACGCCCATCGCTTCGCCGAGCATCGACGCGCTGAAGGCCGTGGAATCGCCGGCGGCCGGTGACTGGTTGTACTTCGTCACGATCAACAAGGAAGGCCAGACGCTCTTCACCAAGAGCTACGAGGAGCATTTGGCCAACATCGAACTGGCACAGCAAAGTGGGATTCTCGACAGTGGACGGTAGTACCGCGACTTCGCTCGCGACGCCACGTAAGGCGGCAGTTCTCGGAAGCCCGATCGCTCACTCGAAGTCCCCGTTGCTGCATCTTGCGGCGTACGCGGCTTTGGGGCTGAGCGATTGGACCTACGAGCGGATCGAATGCACCGGCGAGCAGTTGCCTGCCCTCGTCGACTCACTCGGCCCCGAATGGATCGGCCTCTCGGTGACGATGCCGGGCAAGATCGCAGCACTCGAATATGCCACCGAACGCACACCGCGAGCGGTGACCATCGGCTCGGCCAACACCCTGGTTCGCATCGACGGCGGTTGGCGTGCCGACTGCACGGACGTCGACGGAGTCAGCGGTGCGTTGATCGCCGGCGGTGTCGGCGATCTCAGCGGCACTTCGGCGGTAGTTGTCGGCGCGGGCGGCACCGCGCGGCCGGCATTGGTCGCGTTGGCCGACATGGGAGTTCGGACGGTCACCGTGGTCGCGCGTGATCCGGGGCGCGCATCCGGTGCCATCGAATGCGGCGGCGCGGTCGGGTTGGACATTGATCTGGTCGCCTTCGACGACGCACGGCTAGGCGGGATCTGCGCCGAATCCTCGGTCTTGGTCAGTACCG encodes:
- the ruvX gene encoding Holliday junction resolvase RuvX, with amino-acid sequence MVATQQGPDRPGIDDPGRGRRIAIDVGSVRIGVASSDPDGILATPVETVPRSKERGPDAPDIRRIIAIVSEYEAVEVIVGLPQTLRGEQGKAAGIATAFAKRLQRAVEPIPVRLSDERLTTVTAARNLRESGVKARGQRPMIDQAAAVEILQGWLDERSRAVKPGESSKDAALEGDL
- the mltG gene encoding endolytic transglycosylase MltG translates to MNARWDEGGGSRPTSSFDFDNDETMVMRALPQNIDPPHMSRAEARKQREARNKRAKRGKKVGVLALLVLVIAVLGVGAYGALWYMDRNKTAEDFAGPGGAPVVIQINSGETASEIGATLEAKNVVASSAAFYNAAIANPSEIQKVQPGFYQVPVQSSAASALDTLVAPDSRVGSVVIAEGRQLHDSSDAQTGSLKKGIYNLISEASCVGPVSAQKCVSTDELNTAGASSDLASLGVPEWAMSSVKSVPDKDRQLEGLIAASSWDFDPTATPTEILRSLVEGSAAKYEATGILTAGSGVGMSPYQLLVAASLVEREALPADMAKVARVIVNRLAVDQPLQFDSTVNYSLDTTEVATTDADRERVTPWNTYAMPGLPATPIASPSIDALKAVESPAAGDWLYFVTINKEGQTLFTKSYEEHLANIELAQQSGILDSGR
- a CDS encoding shikimate dehydrogenase — protein: MDGSTATSLATPRKAAVLGSPIAHSKSPLLHLAAYAALGLSDWTYERIECTGEQLPALVDSLGPEWIGLSVTMPGKIAALEYATERTPRAVTIGSANTLVRIDGGWRADCTDVDGVSGALIAGGVGDLSGTSAVVVGAGGTARPALVALADMGVRTVTVVARDPGRASGAIECGGAVGLDIDLVAFDDARLGGICAESSVLVSTVPAEAAAPFAQQLGKARFVLDAIYNPWPTPLASVVEAADGTVIGGLEMLLNQAFGQVEQFTGKPAPREAMAAAIA